A window of Cloacibacillus sp. genomic DNA:
TAGAACATTTGATTGATTTTTAGCGTTCGTAACCATGATTCATAAAAATGTGCACAAGTCGGATGAATAATATTCAGCGGATGAGGTATAAGAATGAATCAGGAAGAATACATAGCGCATTTTCGTTATGGAGAACCTCCTTCCCAAAGTGTAGAGGATCATCTTTTGGGAACTGCGGCGTTAGCCCGCCAATACGCAGCCGCCATTGACTTAGGTGACATGGGCGAATTGCTGGGGCTTCTCCATGATTGGGGCAAGTATTCCGGTAGTTTCCAACAGTACATAAAAAGTTCGTCCGGTTTTTTAGATCAGGACAGTGACGATGACGGCTCTTCTATAACAGGCAAAACGAAAAAACCATTACCCATGAAGGGGAAAATAGACCACTCGACAGCGGGCGCCCAGTTTGTGTGGAAAAAACCGAACTGTGATGGCCCGGATTGGATCAAAAAGATTTTCGCGGAGATGACGGCTCTTATTATTGCCGGGCATCATGGCGGTCTCATGGATATCTCCTCTGACGGTGACGATCTTCTTGCCATAAGGATGAACAAAGATGATGAGAAGACGCATCTCACAGAAATAGAACCCAAAATCTCACCACAAGTCTCTGCGTGTGTGGATGAATTACTCTGTTCCGGCCTGATGTTTTTAAAACTTAAAGAACTTATATTAGAAATCAAAAAAATAGAAGATGATATCACAGCGGAATCTATCAAAAAGTTGGGGCATATAGGGGACGAGTCCTCTATGAAACTAAGCTGCGAGCAAATTAAAACAGCCGGTAAGGCGCGGCTATGGTTCGCGTTGGGCTGCCTGACGAAATTACTATTTAGTGTTTTGGTAGATGCCGACCGCTGTGATACTGTGGATTTTTGTGTAGATAAAGCTGCCGAGACCAGGCAGAACTCGAACTACACAGAATGGTCGGTCATGTCAGAGCGACTTGAACGATACCTGTCTTGTTTTTCCACAGACGGCGCCGTCAATCAAATTCGCCGAAATATTTCAGATCGCTGCCTTGAGGCGGCACAAAAAGGCCGGCGCGGTATTTTTACTCTCACCGTTCCTACCGGCGGTGGGAAAACGCTGGCTAGCATGAGGTTTGCGATTGAATTGGCAAAATGTTCCCTTCATGATGCCCATCCCATTGAACGAATTATTTACGTTATCCCCTATACAACCATTATCGATCAGAACGCGGCCAAGGCGCGCGAGGTGCTTGAGACAGATGCGGACCGCGGGAGGATCGTGCTTGAATGCCATTCAAACCTGCTTGAAGAAAATGAGACATGGGAGGGCAAGCTCCTATCCGAAAACTGGGATGCCCCTGTTGTCTTCACCACCAACGTTCAATTTCTTGAGTCTCTTTTTTCCGGTGGAACAAAGAACGTCAGGCGAATGCATCAGTTGGCGCATTCGGTGATTATTTTCGATGAAATACAGACACTGCCGATAAAAACAGTACATCTGTTCTGTGGCGCGCTGAATTTTCTGGTTGAACATTGCGGAACTACAGCTCTTCTTTGCACTGCTACGCAGCCGCTGCTTAACGGTGTATCAAAAGATTACGGCGCTCTGCGCTACGGAGCGGAGGATGAGATTATCCCTAACGCAAGTGAACTCTTTGAAGCCCTCAAAAGGGTGGAGATAAAGAACTGCGTCAAGCCCGGCGGCTATTCCATCAATGAATTAAGCGACATGGTAATCGAAAAGCAAGGTGTTCATAGATCCGCCCTTGCCATCGTAAATACGACGACCGTTGCCAGGAAGCTTTATGGTGATATCAGAGCGAAGCTTGAGGCTGAGGCTGAGATCAAAGTCGTCCATCTAAGCGCTCAGATGTGCCCGGCCCACCGCAAGGTGGTTCTGGACAATATCAATGCGCTACTGAAGGCCGGTGCGCCTCTGATATGTGTCTCTACGCAGGTGATGGAGGCTGGCGTTGACGTAGATTTTGGGTGTGGGATACGATCACTTGCGGGTTTTGATTCGATGGTACAGGCTGCAGGGCGCTGCAATAGGGAGGGGCGAAACAAAAAGATAGCCCCGCTGTTTATTGTCAATCCCGTCGATGAGAAGATTGACAAACTTGTGGATATCAAAGAGGGGCGTCGCGTCGCAGAAAGGATATTAAACGAAATTCCCTCAACGACGACAGGGACGCCGTCGGATATTCTTTCACTCGAAAATATATCGCGCTATTTTAGATATTATTTTTACGCGCGTCATGAAGAGATGAGATATAACGTGAATACAGCGGATCGAGACGATAATTTATTTAATCTCCTTTCGTTGAATGCCAAAACAAAAACGCCTCCTGCGCGAAAGCTCAGGCAGGCATTCGCAACAGCTGGGAATCTGTTTAATGTCATTGAGGCGCCGACAAAGGGTGTTATCGTTCAATATGGCGAGGGAAGGGAGCTCGTGGATCAACTGACTGTCAATACAGATTCCGCAGAGGTGAAGAAGCTGCTTCATAGATCCCAGCGCTTTTCGGTGAACGTATATCCATATCAGCTTGATGCTCTCGTTAAATCTGGTGGGGTGTATAAACAATCTATCTGCGGTGCAAGCGGAGCTGAGGTTTGGATACTTGCCGCCGAATTCTATAGCGATGAGTTTGGGCTCAGCACTGAGCAAGTCGGAAAACTGAAATTGGAGGTGACGTAGTGGAGAACAGAATTTCTTTTAAGGTTCGAGGAAAATTTGCCCTTTTCA
This region includes:
- the cas3 gene encoding CRISPR-associated helicase Cas3', whose product is MNQEEYIAHFRYGEPPSQSVEDHLLGTAALARQYAAAIDLGDMGELLGLLHDWGKYSGSFQQYIKSSSGFLDQDSDDDGSSITGKTKKPLPMKGKIDHSTAGAQFVWKKPNCDGPDWIKKIFAEMTALIIAGHHGGLMDISSDGDDLLAIRMNKDDEKTHLTEIEPKISPQVSACVDELLCSGLMFLKLKELILEIKKIEDDITAESIKKLGHIGDESSMKLSCEQIKTAGKARLWFALGCLTKLLFSVLVDADRCDTVDFCVDKAAETRQNSNYTEWSVMSERLERYLSCFSTDGAVNQIRRNISDRCLEAAQKGRRGIFTLTVPTGGGKTLASMRFAIELAKCSLHDAHPIERIIYVIPYTTIIDQNAAKAREVLETDADRGRIVLECHSNLLEENETWEGKLLSENWDAPVVFTTNVQFLESLFSGGTKNVRRMHQLAHSVIIFDEIQTLPIKTVHLFCGALNFLVEHCGTTALLCTATQPLLNGVSKDYGALRYGAEDEIIPNASELFEALKRVEIKNCVKPGGYSINELSDMVIEKQGVHRSALAIVNTTTVARKLYGDIRAKLEAEAEIKVVHLSAQMCPAHRKVVLDNINALLKAGAPLICVSTQVMEAGVDVDFGCGIRSLAGFDSMVQAAGRCNREGRNKKIAPLFIVNPVDEKIDKLVDIKEGRRVAERILNEIPSTTTGTPSDILSLENISRYFRYYFYARHEEMRYNVNTADRDDNLFNLLSLNAKTKTPPARKLRQAFATAGNLFNVIEAPTKGVIVQYGEGRELVDQLTVNTDSAEVKKLLHRSQRFSVNVYPYQLDALVKSGGVYKQSICGASGAEVWILAAEFYSDEFGLSTEQVGKLKLEVT